The Phaeobacter sp. A36a-5a genomic interval CGGCGTGACAGGCCGGTACTCTAACCAACTGAGCTACAACCGCGCATTTACTTTCATCTGGATCCCTTAACCCGGATCCGGGGCGGACAGCAGTGGCGCGGTTGACGGGGCTCGAACCCGCGACCCCCGGCGTGACAGGCCGGTACTCTAACCAACTGAGCTACAACCGCTTGCTGTTCCATCCAACGTCGCCGCTGAATGTTGGGCTGTAATATTCGCAGCACCGAGGGATCGTCAAGCGGTGTTTTGGCATTTTCTCCGGTTTCCGTGAAAAAAAACAAAGCCACCGCCAAATTACCGCCTAACCCATTGTTTTTCCGAAATTCCCATCTGGCGTCCCGCCGGACACCAGGGATAATCGATCAGGAAAATCACAGCCAACCTCAGATCCGCGGATCACGGAGCCACGCGGCGACAACAACAGCGCCATCCAGCCGCAAGGTGCCGCAGACAGCACCGATGGCGCGCCGTACCAGAGCCGCGCCAGCGGTTAGTCCTGATCAGTTGGAGATCACCATGACAACGGCCGCGCCCCGGCCCTGCTCACGGATAAACTGCATCTGATTTCCAGAGACACCGATTTTCTGGCAGTCCGTCCCCCGCTCCGGCTGCTTGCCGATGCGGACATTGCGGCACCACAGGGCGCCATTCCACTGCCAGGCGCCAACCAGCTTGCCCTGGTTGGTCTTTCCCTTGATTTTCCCGTTGGGCAGGATCTGCATACTGCCCCAATCGGCGCTGAGGGTCTTGCCACCGACAAGAGCGAGAAACTCCGCCTCGGTCTTGATTGGTTTGTAGGACCCGGCCTGCCCCGCTGCGGGCAGACAGAACAGGACAGAGACCACGACTGAAAGGATTGCAAAATATTTCACGACATAAACTCCACGTCATATACTCGGTAAAAAAACTCCCCTCCGGCGGGCAATTCACCGAAGGAGCGACATGAGCCTACTGCGAAACCATATGTCTCGCAACTTTGGCGCTGGCAGAGCTTATTGATATGGAATTCAAGGGGGGGATGGTGGGTCGTGAGAGGCTCGAACTCCCGACATCTTCGGTGTAAACGAAGCGCTCTACCAACTGAGCTAACGACCCGGTGAGCGCGGATTTAGAGAATGCGCGCGCTCTGCGCAAGAGGCAAATCGCAAAAATCTGCGAAAAAATTCCCGCCCCTAGCGCAGCACCCGCTCCATGCCCTGCGACAACTCGTAGATGCAGCCCTGTTCATTGGGCAAGGCGGCCATTTTCGCGCGCGACAAGCCGCAGATCACCCCGCGCAGGACCTGCCCCCACAGCCCATGCGCCACCACAACGGTCGGCTCACTCAGCCCGGTCAGGAAATCCGTGATCCGGGCCTGAAACGCAGCAAAGCCCTCGCCCTGTGGCGCCGCACAGAACAAATCCAGATTAAGCGGGTTGGCGGCGTAGATATCCGGGTATTCAGCCGCGACCTCGGCACGGGTCATGCCCTGAAACACGCCGGCCTGCGCCTCGGCCAGCCGGGCGTCCGTGACATAGGGCTGACCGCCAAGCGCGATCTGCGCCGTCTGCTGCGCCCGCCCCAGCGGCGAGACATAGCAGGCAGGCCCCTGTGCCAGAATCGGCGCCATCAGCCCCGCTTGCTGCTGCGCATGCTCAATCCCCAGCGGACTCAGCCGCGATTCCAGCTGTCCCTGAATGCGCCCTTCGGCGTTCCATTCCGTCTGCCCATGCCGCAGAAACCAGATCTTCGGATAGTCCATGCCCGCCCTCGTTGATGCCCGACCCTCGGGCCCTTGCCTAAACATCTAGACAGGTTTCTCCGGCCTGAGAAGAACCAAGCGCGAAACGCGACACCACGTCCGCACCACAAGACGCAGAGGTCAGCTAATCGGCACTGCAAAAGGAGGATGGTGGGTGATAAGAGATTTGAACTCCTGACATCTTCGATGTGAACGAAGCGCTCTACCACTGAGCTAATCACCCTTGGCGGCGGTCATACCGCCGGTCGCGCGTCGCTGCAAGAGGGGGGTGATGAAAAATCCCGCTGCGCTGCGATTTTTGCGCCGCACGGGCGCTGCCCCCTCCTACTCCAGCGGCAGCACATTGCGGCAGATCATCGTGCGCAGGGTAAAACTGGACCGGGTGTTGCGAATGCCGGGGACCCGCATCAGACGATGCTCCAGAAACTGATCGAAATCGGTCAGATCCTGCGCCACGACCCGCAGCAGAATATCGCGGCTGCCGGTCATCAGATAACATTCCATCACCTGATCGAACCGCCGCACCGCCGCCTCAAAGGCCTGCAATCCCTCGCTGGACTGGCGTTCCAGCTCCACCGCGACAAAGATGGTGACCGGCAGGCCAACCTCGGCCTGATCGACCCGCGCTGAATAGCCCGAAATCACGCCGCTGTCCTCCAGATTGGCGACCCGCCGCGCACAGGGCGTCGCAGAGAGGCCGACTCTCTCCGCCAGCTCGGCGATCTTCATCCGACCGTTCTCCTGCAGGGCGGCCAGAATCCTGCGATCAATCTTATCCACGTGTTTCCCCCTAATTTTGGCCCGATATTAGGGAAAACCACCAACAGCATCAATAACTGCGACGTATTTTGGAGGAAACCGGCGGTTGCGTGGCGGTATTCTGCGGTGAAATGGAGGAGCAATCCAAAGATGACAGCCACAATCACCCCCGTCGCCACCTCGACACATGAAGAAATCTACCGCGTCGAGGATGCCTCGGTCGGTCTCACCGGTTTTATCGCCGTGCATTCCACCCTGCTTGGCCCGGCGGCCGGCGGGCTGCGGATGCGCCCCTACGCCAGCGCCGATGACGCGCTGACCGATGTCAAACGCCTGAGCGAAGGCATGACCTACAAAAACGCCGCAGCAGGCCTCGCGCTTGGCGGCGGCAAGGCGGTGATTATGGGCGATCCCGCCACCCAGAAAACCCCGGAGCTGCTGCGCGCCTTTGCCCGCGCCATCGACAGCTTGGACGGGCGTTACATCACCGCCGAGGATATGGGCATGAGCCCCGCGGACATGGCCATCCTGGCCGAGGAAACCAGCTCCGTCGCCGGGCTTGCCGATGGTGAATATGCC includes:
- a CDS encoding histidine phosphatase family protein, which codes for MDYPKIWFLRHGQTEWNAEGRIQGQLESRLSPLGIEHAQQQAGLMAPILAQGPACYVSPLGRAQQTAQIALGGQPYVTDARLAEAQAGVFQGMTRAEVAAEYPDIYAANPLNLDLFCAAPQGEGFAAFQARITDFLTGLSEPTVVVAHGLWGQVLRGVICGLSRAKMAALPNEQGCIYELSQGMERVLR
- a CDS encoding Lrp/AsnC family transcriptional regulator, yielding MDKIDRRILAALQENGRMKIAELAERVGLSATPCARRVANLEDSGVISGYSARVDQAEVGLPVTIFVAVELERQSSEGLQAFEAAVRRFDQVMECYLMTGSRDILLRVVAQDLTDFDQFLEHRLMRVPGIRNTRSSFTLRTMICRNVLPLE